A region of Paraburkholderia largidicola DNA encodes the following proteins:
- the clpS gene encoding ATP-dependent Clp protease adapter ClpS encodes MAIIPDKQDNTVLERQDQKLKPPAMFKVVLLNDDFTPMEFVVMVVQEYFNKDRETATQIMLKVHREGRGVCGVYTRDIASTKVEQVVTHARQAGHPLQCVMEEA; translated from the coding sequence ATGGCGATTATCCCGGACAAGCAGGACAACACCGTACTCGAGCGGCAGGATCAAAAGCTGAAACCGCCTGCCATGTTCAAGGTGGTGTTGTTGAATGACGATTTCACGCCGATGGAATTCGTCGTGATGGTCGTGCAGGAATATTTCAATAAAGATCGTGAGACCGCAACGCAGATCATGTTGAAGGTCCATCGCGAAGGCAGGGGAGTTTGTGGGGTCTACACGCGGGACATCGCGTCGACCAAAGTCGAGCAAGTCGTTACCCACGCGCGGCAGGCAGGGCATCCGCTGCAGTGCGTGATGGAGGAAGCATGA